A window of Aeromicrobium sp. A1-2 contains these coding sequences:
- a CDS encoding acylphosphatase, producing the protein MIRRRVVVRGTVQGVFFRASCQQEARRHRVSGWVSNRPDGSVEAVFEGDASAVEHLVEWCRTGPPRAVVESIQVTEEEPAGFSGFDEQ; encoded by the coding sequence GTGATCCGTCGACGCGTCGTGGTGCGTGGGACGGTCCAAGGCGTCTTCTTCCGGGCCTCCTGCCAGCAGGAGGCCCGCAGGCACCGGGTCTCCGGCTGGGTCTCCAATCGACCAGACGGCTCGGTCGAGGCGGTTTTCGAGGGTGACGCCTCGGCGGTCGAGCACCTGGTCGAGTGGTGCCGGACAGGCCCGCCGCGAGCCGTGGTCGAGAGCATCCAGGTGACCGAGGAGGAGCCCGCGGGATTCTCGGGCTTCGACGAGCAATGA
- a CDS encoding substrate-binding domain-containing protein has protein sequence MSGVHRAHQHRRSKRGLALALAALLFVALSFGAVSAFRALSGGCANSSEMTVAVDPALAPVVDRLVALQSASDLDCTDLAVEAVPSAAALAAVSGGKAPALWIPDSSLWLYRLGKATAQSPDIVSESIATTPVVAIGAQGDQPEVDTWLDVLRTKGLGLGDPLTSSVSAAPIIGSLAVAQAESSDTKVVTAAMVPIAQAQLSSDPETSQGKRIDEVMADGGTAVVTEQAVVSQPSGAVSTAVPKDGSVFLDFPMAVTEPSSGDHPAARRVGKLLAAVLSSSEAQAELSSTGFRLPNGAPLDDDRGVGKVAKLAPADLSAVSDALTTFARLALPIRALAVDDVSGSMAFPAGSTTRMALTIKASETGLGLFPGKAQLGLWSFSTKLDGNKDYKALVKIRRMDAEVGDTTQREIVLKAARSLKPKVGGGTGLYDTTLAAYREVKKAYDPKAINSVILLTDGANDDPGSISLKSLLTTLKEEFDPTRPVIIVTIGITADADAAVLKQISEATGGTSYIARTPADIANVFVTALQNRAG, from the coding sequence ATGAGTGGGGTCCATCGAGCGCACCAGCATCGTAGATCCAAGCGTGGACTGGCGCTGGCCTTGGCTGCGCTCCTGTTCGTCGCATTGTCGTTCGGCGCGGTGTCGGCCTTCCGTGCACTGAGCGGTGGGTGCGCCAACAGTTCGGAGATGACTGTCGCGGTCGATCCAGCTCTCGCGCCAGTCGTCGACCGGCTCGTCGCGCTGCAGTCAGCATCCGACCTGGACTGCACAGATCTCGCCGTGGAGGCCGTACCCAGCGCCGCGGCCCTGGCCGCGGTCTCGGGAGGCAAGGCCCCCGCACTCTGGATCCCGGACTCGAGCCTGTGGCTGTACCGACTCGGCAAGGCGACCGCCCAGTCTCCCGACATCGTGAGCGAGTCGATCGCGACGACCCCGGTGGTTGCGATCGGTGCCCAGGGTGATCAACCAGAGGTGGACACCTGGCTCGACGTCCTCCGCACGAAGGGACTCGGGTTGGGAGATCCCCTCACCAGCAGCGTCTCGGCAGCCCCGATCATCGGCAGCCTCGCCGTTGCGCAGGCGGAAAGCTCGGACACCAAGGTCGTCACCGCCGCCATGGTGCCGATCGCGCAGGCCCAGCTCTCCTCCGACCCGGAGACGAGCCAGGGAAAGCGGATCGACGAGGTCATGGCCGATGGCGGCACCGCCGTTGTCACCGAACAGGCCGTCGTGTCGCAACCGTCAGGTGCGGTGTCGACCGCGGTGCCCAAGGACGGCTCAGTGTTCCTCGACTTCCCGATGGCCGTCACCGAACCGTCGAGCGGTGACCACCCCGCTGCGCGCAGGGTCGGCAAGCTCCTGGCCGCGGTGCTCTCGTCCTCCGAGGCGCAGGCGGAGCTGTCCTCTACCGGCTTCCGCCTTCCCAACGGCGCGCCGCTGGACGATGACCGCGGTGTCGGCAAGGTCGCGAAGCTCGCGCCAGCCGACCTGTCCGCCGTCAGTGACGCGCTCACGACCTTCGCCCGACTTGCGTTGCCGATCCGCGCCCTGGCCGTCGACGACGTCTCGGGGTCGATGGCGTTTCCTGCCGGCAGCACGACCCGGATGGCCCTGACGATCAAGGCGAGCGAGACCGGGCTCGGCCTGTTTCCCGGCAAGGCACAGCTGGGCCTGTGGTCCTTCTCGACCAAGCTGGACGGCAACAAGGACTACAAGGCGCTCGTCAAGATTCGTCGGATGGACGCCGAGGTGGGTGACACGACGCAACGCGAGATCGTCCTCAAGGCCGCTCGATCCCTCAAGCCCAAGGTCGGCGGTGGCACGGGGCTGTACGACACGACGCTCGCGGCCTACCGCGAGGTCAAGAAGGCGTACGACCCGAAGGCCATCAACAGCGTCATCCTGCTGACCGACGGGGCCAATGACGACCCCGGCAGCATCTCGCTGAAATCGCTGCTGACCACGCTGAAGGAGGAGTTCGACCCGACGCGACCCGTGATCATCGTGACGATCGGCATCACGGCGGATGCCGACGCCGCCGTGCTCAAGCAGATCTCGGAGGCAACCGGAGGCACAAGCTACATCGCCCGCACGCCCGCGGACATCGCGAACGTCTTCGTCACGGCGCTGCAGAACCGGGCCGGCTGA
- a CDS encoding PHP domain-containing protein: MDAREALREIGFWLEREQATTYRVDAFRRAASAIEDLTAEQIVEQVADGRLRRVKGIGDRTFGVMAQTARGEVPDYLLDLRERGASPLATGGTDLRAQLRGDLHSHSDWSDGGSSIHEMARAAVWRGREYQVLTDHSPRLTIANGLSAERLAEQLEVVATVDAEHDDFRLLSGIEVDILDNGGLDQTEQMLERLDVVVASVHSKLAMDRDVMTRRMVTAISNPFTNVLGHCTGRLVAGSRGRRDESQFDPEIVFAACQQFDVAVEINSRPERQDPPSRLIEMALDFDCMFAIDTDAHAPGQLDFLDYGAERATASGVPASRIVTTWPVDRLLAWSHAKR; encoded by the coding sequence ATGGATGCGCGCGAAGCGCTGCGAGAGATCGGGTTCTGGCTCGAACGTGAGCAGGCCACGACGTATCGCGTCGATGCCTTCCGCCGGGCGGCGTCCGCGATCGAGGATCTGACCGCTGAGCAGATCGTCGAGCAGGTGGCCGATGGCAGGCTCCGCCGGGTGAAGGGAATCGGGGACCGCACGTTCGGCGTCATGGCGCAAACCGCGCGGGGCGAGGTGCCGGACTATCTCCTCGATCTGCGAGAGCGTGGCGCGTCGCCGTTGGCAACCGGCGGGACGGACCTACGGGCACAGCTCCGTGGCGATCTGCACAGTCACTCGGACTGGTCGGACGGTGGTTCGTCGATCCACGAGATGGCACGCGCCGCGGTGTGGAGGGGGAGGGAGTACCAGGTGCTGACCGACCACTCGCCGAGGCTGACGATCGCCAATGGGCTGTCCGCCGAGCGGCTCGCGGAGCAGCTCGAGGTCGTGGCCACGGTCGATGCCGAGCACGACGACTTCAGGCTGCTGAGTGGCATCGAGGTCGACATTCTCGACAACGGCGGGTTGGACCAGACCGAGCAGATGCTCGAGCGGCTCGACGTCGTGGTCGCCAGCGTGCACTCCAAGCTCGCGATGGATCGCGACGTTATGACCCGCCGCATGGTGACTGCGATCAGCAATCCCTTCACCAACGTGCTCGGACACTGCACCGGGCGGCTCGTCGCGGGCTCGCGCGGCAGGCGGGACGAATCGCAGTTTGACCCGGAGATCGTGTTTGCGGCCTGCCAGCAGTTCGATGTCGCGGTCGAGATCAACTCCCGGCCCGAACGGCAGGACCCGCCGAGCCGGCTGATCGAGATGGCGTTGGACTTCGACTGCATGTTCGCGATCGACACCGATGCGCACGCGCCGGGGCAGCTGGACTTCCTGGACTACGGCGCCGAGCGGGCCACGGCCAGCGGCGTGCCAGCCTCCCGCATCGTGACGACCTGGCCCGTAGACCGCCTGCTGGCGTGGTCGCACGCCAAGCGTTGA
- a CDS encoding flavodoxin family protein produces MPWLLIVHHSPTAATQRLTEAVVAGASDDAILGVEVVVRPALEVRPDDVHTADGFLLGTSANFGYMSGALKHFFDSHFLQMGGSLSDDGSAGSGSGGKKPYGLWVHGRYDTTGAVRSVQSIIGALPWTQSASVLEVMGDVEQPDLDAAYELGGTVAALLMA; encoded by the coding sequence ATGCCCTGGCTCCTGATCGTCCACCACTCCCCCACGGCCGCGACGCAGCGCCTGACCGAGGCCGTCGTCGCAGGAGCTTCCGATGACGCAATCCTGGGCGTCGAGGTCGTCGTGCGTCCCGCCCTCGAGGTCCGGCCCGACGATGTCCACACGGCGGACGGATTCCTGCTCGGCACGAGCGCCAACTTCGGCTACATGTCCGGCGCGCTCAAGCACTTCTTCGACTCGCACTTCCTGCAGATGGGTGGCTCACTGTCCGACGACGGTTCTGCGGGGAGCGGATCGGGCGGCAAGAAGCCGTACGGGTTGTGGGTGCATGGACGCTACGACACGACCGGAGCCGTCAGGTCGGTGCAGTCGATCATCGGTGCGCTGCCATGGACCCAGTCCGCGTCCGTCCTGGAGGTCATGGGCGATGTGGAGCAGCCGGATCTCGACGCGGCGTACGAGCTCGGCGGCACCGTCGCCGCCCTGCTGATGGCGTGA
- a CDS encoding MoxR family ATPase, whose product MEFERVARAILGNIEKVIDGKPEAAEAALVVFLAEGHLLIEDVPGVGKTVLAKALGRSVSCSVRRIQFTPDLLPSDITGVSVYNQVDREFEFKPGAVFANIVIGDEINRASPKTQSALLEAMEERQVTVDGTTYVLASPFSVVATQNPFEMEGTYALPEAQRDRFMARISMGYPDARAELAMVRGRDAENPFDDLESVASIEDVQAMIAFARAIYVSPSVEQYAVDIAQATRADADLRLGASPRATLQLVRAAKARAAVQGRDYVLPDDIDALVPVVLPHRLIPMRGAASVEDIVDRIVAETPVPAGAVQPS is encoded by the coding sequence ATGGAGTTCGAGAGAGTCGCACGCGCCATTCTCGGCAACATCGAGAAGGTCATCGACGGCAAGCCCGAGGCAGCCGAGGCCGCGCTGGTCGTGTTCCTCGCCGAGGGGCACCTGCTCATCGAGGACGTGCCTGGCGTCGGCAAGACGGTCCTCGCCAAGGCCCTCGGTCGCTCGGTCAGCTGCTCGGTGCGGCGGATCCAGTTCACTCCTGACCTCCTGCCGTCGGACATCACGGGCGTCTCGGTCTACAACCAGGTCGACCGCGAGTTCGAGTTCAAGCCCGGCGCGGTGTTCGCCAATATCGTGATCGGTGACGAGATCAACCGTGCCTCGCCCAAGACGCAGTCGGCGCTGCTCGAGGCGATGGAGGAGCGGCAGGTCACGGTCGACGGCACGACGTACGTCCTGGCCAGCCCATTCTCGGTCGTGGCGACCCAGAACCCGTTCGAGATGGAGGGCACCTATGCCCTGCCCGAGGCCCAGCGGGATCGCTTCATGGCGCGAATCTCGATGGGTTATCCCGATGCGCGGGCAGAGCTTGCGATGGTGCGGGGCCGCGACGCCGAAAACCCGTTCGACGACCTCGAGTCCGTCGCGTCGATCGAAGACGTGCAGGCGATGATCGCGTTCGCCCGGGCGATCTACGTCTCGCCGTCGGTCGAGCAGTACGCCGTCGACATCGCCCAGGCGACCCGCGCCGATGCGGATCTGCGGCTGGGTGCCAGCCCGCGCGCCACCTTGCAGCTGGTGCGCGCCGCCAAGGCCCGGGCGGCGGTGCAGGGCCGCGACTACGTCCTTCCGGACGACATCGACGCCTTGGTGCCGGTCGTGCTGCCGCACCGACTCATCCCGATGCGAGGCGCGGCAAGCGTCGAGGACATCGTGGACCGCATCGTCGCCGAGACGCCCGTCCCGGCCGGTGCGGTCCAGCCGAGCTGA
- a CDS encoding DUF58 domain-containing protein, whose product MTADQQPSRLRGAASSVVLTPRGVGFLVVGVVSFAAAPALSLPALLYVTGLLLALVLLSGLFVFVGHSRVRIERSFNPQVVRPGQASRATVRITNLSLLPCLEARWSDVLPRGISGDAEGVLPAMTGSRGADTRVSFSYGLQGTRRGLHPVGPLRVNVLDPFGLVYRRHSFGAPESLTVLPRCVELRPIAPRGTSDDGATRPAPQHVGLGEDDVIARSYLPGDAMKRLHWKATAHRGELMVRQEEQQLTPRAAVILDCDPRSQGTARDRQGVWEHSASFEWCVVATASITAHLVKAGYVTILQSSGPAIERFVAEGQDTVEDAMADLAVVEPQEQDHEHRIAPERTAFVVLGHLSVERAQHWVTHLATTRTVLAFVSAGTPPDALDVLDGARWRVVRYRPKDDVSAAWAELDGTRTHAAG is encoded by the coding sequence ATGACCGCCGACCAGCAGCCCAGCCGCCTCCGGGGCGCTGCGAGCTCGGTCGTACTGACCCCCCGCGGGGTGGGCTTCCTGGTCGTCGGGGTCGTGAGCTTCGCGGCAGCGCCGGCGCTGTCCCTCCCGGCACTCCTGTACGTGACGGGACTGCTGCTCGCTCTGGTCCTGCTGTCCGGACTGTTCGTCTTCGTGGGCCACTCGCGGGTGCGCATCGAGCGTTCCTTCAACCCCCAGGTCGTGCGGCCCGGGCAGGCGTCGCGAGCCACGGTGCGTATCACCAACTTGTCGTTGCTGCCGTGCCTGGAAGCGCGTTGGAGCGATGTTCTCCCGCGGGGCATCTCGGGCGATGCCGAAGGGGTCCTTCCTGCAATGACAGGCAGCCGCGGGGCGGACACACGGGTGAGCTTCTCGTACGGTCTGCAGGGCACCCGGCGCGGGCTGCATCCCGTCGGACCACTCCGGGTCAACGTGCTGGATCCGTTCGGGCTGGTCTACCGCCGGCACAGCTTCGGTGCGCCGGAGTCCCTGACGGTACTGCCACGCTGTGTCGAGCTGCGACCCATCGCGCCTCGTGGCACCAGTGATGATGGGGCAACCCGGCCCGCTCCTCAGCACGTCGGGCTGGGTGAGGACGACGTGATCGCACGCAGCTACCTCCCCGGCGATGCCATGAAGCGTTTGCACTGGAAGGCGACGGCCCACCGCGGTGAGCTCATGGTCCGTCAGGAGGAGCAGCAGCTGACACCGCGCGCGGCGGTCATCCTCGACTGCGACCCCCGTTCGCAAGGCACGGCCCGCGACCGCCAGGGCGTGTGGGAGCACTCCGCATCGTTCGAGTGGTGCGTCGTGGCCACCGCATCGATCACAGCTCATCTGGTGAAGGCCGGTTACGTCACGATTCTGCAGTCAAGCGGCCCGGCGATCGAGCGGTTTGTCGCCGAGGGTCAGGACACCGTCGAGGACGCGATGGCCGATCTCGCCGTCGTCGAGCCGCAGGAGCAGGACCACGAGCATCGGATCGCGCCCGAGCGCACGGCCTTCGTCGTGCTGGGTCACCTGAGCGTCGAGCGGGCCCAACACTGGGTCACGCACCTCGCGACGACTCGCACCGTCCTGGCGTTCGTCTCGGCCGGCACCCCGCCTGACGCCCTGGACGTGCTCGACGGTGCCCGCTGGAGGGTCGTGAGATATCGACCCAAGGACGACGTCAGCGCCGCATGGGCCGAGCTCGACGGGACGCGGACCCATGCTGCGGGCTGA
- a CDS encoding DUF3488 and transglutaminase-like domain-containing protein, with amino-acid sequence MLRADPSTRRTTRTNRDTWLDHVIIAIAFAVLLSGFRSVISGNDWWITTILVAMLTGLTCAVLRAVSVRWVAPIAIVVELLALAWVFVPDTLIVIVPTLDTFQGLGSLASAAKTIIVGEQAPVVAAEPVVLVMASSFGLLVVVADSLLARRRAAATVGALLLAVFVTPALISGDTPSVWLFATVAALWLVILRSRTALGGSLAQRGRGPALVLGSAALAAAVAFPILSPDVSAVATSWGKPPPAVFGRGINPMLELGQNLRRNGTATALTYTTGLSEAPYLKVATLRDFTGRTWKPGSTKRFDAAEGEFAVKDGIKTEKALTTIAIRQLRTTMLPVPYPLYEVAGLEGTWSRERFGLTMGSTDSDTRGQTYSVTSLDIQPTAQQMRAIRTDIGLQLQEEVKLPDKIPAAIEETAREVTADATNQYDKVIALQNFLRNGAFTYSETAPVADGYDGNGVEVIAEFLQRRAGYCVHFSSAMAVMARTLDIPSRIAVGYAPGTVTGVRDDRNVYEVTSDDLHAWTEIYFTGVGWVRFEPTPGVGSTPGFVEPGVPSSDVSSEDAPPVDRPSVRGENDAVAAAPTTSEASRTAPRTALTTLAGLIVLMSAPALIRGARRRWRLARAEVDPLWRELEDTAIDLGVRFSVADTPRGFSRRLHDRSGVDHEALDRLLDRIERARFARSSGVDGDGAGDLRIVIASLRAGASARQRWRATLLPRSLAGRRSHAAPAPLATDVVGRTG; translated from the coding sequence ATGCTGCGGGCTGATCCCTCGACGCGTCGCACGACGCGGACCAACCGTGACACGTGGCTCGACCATGTCATCATCGCGATCGCCTTCGCGGTGCTGCTCTCGGGTTTCCGCTCCGTGATCAGCGGCAACGACTGGTGGATCACGACGATCCTGGTCGCCATGCTCACGGGCCTGACCTGCGCCGTGCTGCGCGCTGTCAGCGTGCGCTGGGTTGCACCGATCGCGATCGTGGTCGAGCTGCTCGCACTCGCGTGGGTCTTCGTCCCGGACACCCTGATCGTCATCGTGCCGACTCTCGACACCTTCCAGGGGCTCGGCAGTCTCGCGTCGGCGGCGAAGACCATCATCGTGGGCGAGCAGGCTCCGGTGGTTGCCGCCGAGCCGGTCGTGCTGGTCATGGCCAGCTCGTTCGGGCTGCTGGTCGTCGTGGCCGACTCGCTGCTGGCGCGTCGGCGGGCAGCTGCGACGGTCGGGGCTCTGCTGCTCGCGGTGTTCGTGACGCCGGCGCTGATCTCCGGCGACACGCCATCGGTCTGGTTGTTCGCGACGGTTGCGGCGCTCTGGCTGGTGATCCTGCGGTCGCGCACGGCGCTCGGCGGTTCGCTCGCGCAGCGCGGCCGTGGGCCCGCTCTCGTGCTGGGAAGCGCCGCGTTGGCGGCCGCGGTCGCCTTCCCGATCCTCTCGCCCGACGTCAGCGCGGTCGCGACGTCGTGGGGCAAGCCGCCGCCGGCGGTGTTCGGTCGGGGCATCAACCCGATGCTGGAGCTGGGGCAGAACCTGCGCCGCAACGGCACCGCGACGGCACTGACCTACACGACGGGACTTTCCGAAGCGCCGTACCTCAAGGTCGCGACGCTGCGGGACTTCACCGGCAGGACCTGGAAACCGGGTTCGACCAAGCGGTTCGACGCCGCCGAGGGGGAGTTCGCGGTCAAGGACGGGATCAAGACCGAGAAGGCGTTGACCACGATCGCGATCCGGCAGCTGCGCACCACGATGCTGCCGGTTCCCTATCCGCTGTACGAGGTCGCCGGGCTCGAGGGCACATGGTCACGCGAGAGATTCGGGTTGACGATGGGCTCGACCGACAGCGACACCCGTGGTCAGACGTACTCCGTCACGAGCCTGGACATCCAGCCCACAGCGCAGCAGATGCGGGCGATCAGGACCGACATCGGCCTGCAGCTGCAAGAAGAGGTCAAGCTGCCCGACAAGATCCCCGCCGCGATCGAGGAGACCGCCCGTGAGGTCACTGCGGACGCCACAAACCAGTACGACAAGGTCATCGCCCTGCAGAACTTCCTCCGCAACGGCGCGTTCACCTACTCCGAGACCGCCCCGGTCGCCGACGGCTACGACGGCAACGGTGTCGAAGTCATCGCGGAGTTCCTGCAGAGACGCGCGGGCTACTGCGTGCACTTCTCCTCGGCGATGGCCGTGATGGCGAGGACGCTCGACATCCCCTCACGCATCGCGGTGGGATACGCGCCGGGCACAGTGACCGGGGTCCGAGACGACCGCAACGTCTACGAGGTGACCTCCGACGACCTGCATGCCTGGACCGAGATCTACTTCACGGGCGTGGGCTGGGTCAGGTTCGAGCCGACGCCGGGCGTCGGTTCGACTCCGGGGTTCGTCGAGCCGGGGGTGCCATCCTCCGACGTGAGCTCGGAGGATGCCCCGCCCGTCGACCGCCCGTCGGTCCGAGGCGAGAACGACGCCGTCGCAGCTGCCCCCACGACCTCGGAGGCCTCGCGGACCGCTCCTCGCACTGCGCTGACGACCTTGGCCGGGCTGATCGTCCTGATGAGCGCACCGGCGCTCATCCGGGGCGCGCGCCGGCGCTGGCGGCTCGCCCGGGCGGAGGTCGACCCGCTCTGGCGCGAGCTCGAGGACACCGCTATCGACCTCGGTGTCCGGTTCTCGGTCGCCGACACCCCCCGCGGCTTCAGCCGACGATTGCACGATCGGTCCGGCGTGGACCACGAGGCGCTGGACCGCTTGCTCGACCGGATCGAACGGGCCCGCTTCGCGCGCAGCTCCGGAGTGGACGGGGACGGTGCCGGCGACCTCCGGATCGTCATCGCCTCGCTGCGGGCCGGAGCGTCGGCCCGGCAACGATGGCGGGCCACCCTGCTTCCACGTTCGCTCGCCGGCCGTCGGTCGCACGCTGCGCCTGCACCACTCGCGACGGACGTCGTGGGGCGGACCGGGTGA
- the leuA gene encoding 2-isopropylmalate synthase, translated as MKPYASTPQQPSGMSFQRYLPFVPVDLPDRTWPAKTITEAPRWCAVDLRDGNQALIDPMTPARKLAMFQLLVRMGYKEIEVGFPSASQTDFDFVRQLIEGNLIPDDVVIQVLTQCREPLIDRTFESLVGAKQAIVHFYNSTSTLQRRVVFGLDKDGITDIATQGARLCMKYAEIHTPDTRISYEYSPESYTGTELDYALEICSRVIDVIDPTPEWPLIINLPATVEMAVPNVYADSIEWMHRNLPRRDSIVLSLHPHNDRGTGVAAAELGYLAGADRIEGCLFGNGERTGNVCLVTLGLNLFSQGVDPQIDFHDIDEIRRTVEYCNELPVPERHPYGGDLVYTAFSGSHQDAIKKGFEHMAIDAAAAGKPVDDMPWAVPYLPIDPRDVGRSYEAVIRVNSQSGKGGVAYILKNDHQLDLPRRLQIEFSQVVQGLTEGEAGEIEPSAIWAAFRREYLERESPYSLQSYSSVTSADGGDEQLVALQVRGRVQEFKGAGNGPVAAFIDSLRQAGADIRLLDYSEHALSSGGDAVAAAYIECDVAGETVWGVGIHENIVTASLRAVVSAANRAIAETIPV; from the coding sequence ATGAAACCCTACGCCAGCACGCCGCAGCAGCCCAGCGGTATGTCGTTCCAGCGCTACCTGCCATTCGTGCCGGTCGATCTGCCTGACCGCACGTGGCCCGCCAAGACCATCACCGAGGCCCCGCGATGGTGTGCGGTCGACCTGCGCGACGGCAACCAGGCGCTGATCGATCCCATGACCCCGGCCCGCAAGCTCGCAATGTTCCAGCTGCTGGTGCGCATGGGCTACAAGGAGATCGAGGTCGGCTTCCCGAGCGCGAGCCAGACCGACTTCGACTTCGTCCGCCAGCTCATCGAGGGCAACCTGATCCCCGACGACGTCGTGATCCAGGTGCTGACGCAGTGCCGCGAGCCCCTGATCGACCGCACCTTCGAGTCGCTGGTGGGCGCCAAGCAGGCCATCGTCCACTTCTACAACTCGACGTCGACCCTGCAGCGACGCGTCGTGTTCGGCCTGGACAAGGATGGCATCACCGACATCGCGACGCAGGGTGCGCGGCTGTGCATGAAGTACGCCGAGATCCACACGCCGGACACCAGGATCTCGTACGAGTACTCCCCGGAGTCCTACACCGGCACCGAGCTGGACTACGCGCTGGAGATCTGCAGCCGGGTCATCGACGTCATCGACCCGACCCCCGAGTGGCCGCTGATCATCAACCTGCCGGCGACGGTCGAGATGGCCGTTCCCAACGTCTACGCCGACTCGATCGAGTGGATGCACCGCAACCTGCCGCGTCGCGACAGCATCGTCCTGTCACTGCACCCGCACAACGACCGGGGGACCGGTGTCGCCGCGGCGGAGCTGGGCTACCTGGCCGGCGCCGACCGTATCGAGGGCTGCCTGTTCGGCAACGGTGAGCGCACCGGGAACGTGTGCCTCGTGACCTTGGGTCTCAACCTGTTCAGCCAGGGCGTCGACCCACAGATCGACTTCCACGACATCGACGAGATCCGCCGCACCGTCGAGTACTGCAACGAGCTGCCGGTGCCCGAGCGGCACCCGTACGGCGGCGACCTGGTCTACACGGCCTTCAGCGGCTCGCACCAGGACGCCATCAAGAAGGGCTTCGAGCACATGGCGATCGACGCGGCGGCGGCGGGCAAGCCTGTCGACGACATGCCGTGGGCCGTGCCGTACCTGCCGATCGACCCGCGCGACGTCGGCCGCTCCTACGAGGCCGTCATCCGGGTTAACAGCCAGTCCGGCAAGGGTGGCGTCGCGTACATTCTCAAGAACGACCACCAGCTCGACCTGCCCCGTCGACTGCAGATCGAGTTCAGCCAGGTCGTGCAGGGACTCACCGAGGGCGAGGCCGGGGAGATCGAGCCCAGCGCGATCTGGGCCGCGTTCCGACGCGAGTACCTCGAGCGCGAGTCCCCGTACTCGCTGCAGAGCTACAGCTCGGTGACCTCGGCCGACGGTGGGGACGAGCAGCTCGTCGCGCTGCAGGTCCGCGGGCGGGTGCAGGAGTTCAAGGGTGCTGGCAACGGCCCTGTCGCGGCCTTCATCGACAGCCTGCGCCAGGCCGGAGCCGACATCCGGCTGCTGGACTACTCCGAGCACGCGCTGTCATCGGGTGGCGACGCGGTCGCTGCCGCGTACATCGAGTGCGACGTGGCCGGCGAGACCGTGTGGGGAGTGGGCATCCACGAGAACATCGTGACCGCCTCGCTGCGCGCCGTGGTCTCCGCGGCCAACCGGGCCATTGCCGAGACCATCCCGGTCTGA
- a CDS encoding saccharopine dehydrogenase family protein yields the protein MARIINQVAVFGLGKVGELVAVMLGESGFKVVGYDAAPRDDLGFEVKPLDVQDTAALRESLRGVDAVVSCLPYYLNIDVAEAASDAGTHYFDLTEDVPTTNRVIELAGQKQGAAFAPQCGLAPGLIGIIGASIAKTFDEIRSIELKVGALPQNPTGLLGYAINWSPEGVVNEYLNDCEVLRSGNRQMVPAMTEKERVFIGGIELEAALTSGGLGTMCETYEGQVHRLDYKTLRYPGHFDQMHFLFDELNLRDERELVGRMLVDAKPPVNDDVVFIHAAVEGRKNGHPFRENHVRAYKPLEIAGRVWRAISWTTAASAVSVVELVADGMLAQSGFIKQEDIALEQLFSTQAGRHFAEQGEV from the coding sequence GTGGCGCGCATCATCAATCAGGTCGCAGTGTTCGGTCTTGGCAAGGTCGGCGAGCTTGTCGCCGTCATGCTGGGCGAGTCGGGGTTCAAGGTCGTCGGCTACGACGCAGCTCCCCGCGACGATCTCGGATTCGAGGTCAAGCCGCTCGACGTGCAGGACACTGCGGCCCTGCGTGAGTCGCTGCGCGGCGTCGATGCGGTCGTGTCATGCCTGCCGTACTACCTCAACATTGACGTGGCCGAGGCCGCGTCCGACGCTGGGACGCACTACTTCGACCTGACCGAGGACGTGCCGACGACCAACCGGGTCATCGAACTGGCCGGCCAGAAGCAGGGCGCGGCCTTCGCCCCGCAGTGCGGTCTCGCGCCGGGCCTGATCGGCATCATCGGCGCCTCGATCGCCAAGACCTTCGACGAGATCCGGTCGATCGAGCTCAAGGTCGGCGCCCTCCCACAGAACCCCACGGGGCTGCTCGGCTACGCCATCAACTGGTCACCCGAGGGCGTCGTCAACGAGTACCTCAACGATTGTGAAGTGTTGCGCTCGGGCAACCGGCAGATGGTGCCGGCCATGACTGAGAAGGAGCGCGTGTTCATCGGTGGCATCGAGCTCGAGGCGGCGCTGACCTCCGGTGGGCTCGGCACGATGTGCGAGACGTACGAGGGCCAGGTGCACCGCCTCGACTACAAGACGTTGCGCTATCCCGGACATTTCGACCAGATGCACTTCCTGTTCGACGAGCTCAACCTGCGCGACGAGCGCGAGCTGGTCGGCCGGATGCTGGTCGACGCGAAGCCTCCGGTCAACGACGACGTCGTGTTCATCCACGCGGCGGTCGAGGGTCGCAAGAACGGTCACCCGTTCCGTGAGAACCACGTGCGCGCCTACAAGCCCCTGGAGATCGCCGGCCGGGTCTGGCGGGCGATCTCGTGGACCACGGCCGCCTCGGCGGTCAGCGTCGTCGAGCTCGTCGCGGACGGCATGCTCGCGCAGAGCGGTTTCATCAAGCAGGAAGACATCGCGCTCGAGCAGCTGTTCTCCACCCAGGCAGGACGCCACTTCGCCGAGCAGGGAGAGGTCTGA